One Struthio camelus isolate bStrCam1 chromosome 10, bStrCam1.hap1, whole genome shotgun sequence genomic region harbors:
- the SHCBP1 gene encoding SHC SH2 domain-binding protein 1 isoform X2, protein MAEGEPRPPAELPGSAAGAGEEARGEDRGRTVAAGGAGLQEHAEELKPDLSQEDDDTCSDYGSRDKPGTTLGRTVPDGNVLFPDIFQTDHLLFYERFKAYQDYILADCKASEVKEFTAEYLEKVLEPSGWQAIWRTNVFEVLVEVVDVEYSTLKAIVQLSEPFLCESQVSTFTLECMRELLELKEHQIPLQELWVVYDESGEFDQTALAIEHVRFFYKYIWRTWDEEEEDDFDYFVRCVEPRLRLHYDILEHRVPSGLVADYQNLLSQCEELYRKFLNLRSSMSSNDSDSEAENISMVEGLKLYEKIEHLKQKLKLIENPLLRYVFGYQKYSGLQAKGLRATGTKITHVVSSTVMASLLQSLIRDKLCPESYGEELEIQFHSDPLAAVNACYEGDTVIICPGHYVVDGVFCIADSIELEGYGLPDDIVIEKRGKGDNFVDCTGANIKISSLKLVQHDAVEGILNVHHGKTILENCVLQCETTGITVRTSAELLMKNSDLYGAKGAGVEIYPGSTCALLDNGIHHCKEGILIKNFLDENYDIPKITMVNNMIHNNEGYGVVLVKPAIPSDVRDVSAEKREELRRAVFYSACHCRNCSLPYIKCDNCISHIMSYSRRPVMLSSAMCKPQ, encoded by the exons atctGTCCCAGGAAGATGATGATACCTGTAGTGATTATGGGAGTCGTGACAAACCAGGGACCACTTTAGGAAGGACTGTGCCAGATGGGAATGTgctttttccagatatttttcaaACTGATCATCTTTTGTTTTATGAGCGATTTAAAGCCTACCAGGATTATATTTTGG CTGACTGCAAAGCTTCTGAGGTGAAAGAATTCACAGCTGAGTACCTGGAGAAGGTCCTTGAACCATCAGGATGGCAGGCAATCTGGCGCACTAATGTGTTTGAGGTCCTGGTTGAG GTGGTTGATGTGGAGTACTCAACTCTGAAAGCAATTGTGCAACTCAGTGAGCCTTTCCTGTGCGAGTCGCAGGTTAGCACCTTTACTTTGGAGTGCATGCGGGAACTCTTGGAGCTGAAGGAGCATCAGATACCACTGCAGGAGCTGTGGGTTGTGTATGATGAGTCGGGAGAGTTTGATCAGACAGCGCTAGCCATAGAGCATGTCAG GTTCTTCTACAAGTACATCTGGAGGACttgggatgaggaggaggaggatgatttTGATTACTTTGTGCGATGTGTTGAGCCTCGACTGAGACT GCATTATGACATCCTTGAACATCGTGTTCCTTCTGGGCTTGTAGCTGATTACCAGAACTTGTTATCTCAATGTGAGGAGCTCTACAGGAAGTTCTTAAATTTGAGGAGCAGCATGTCAAGCAATGATTCGGACTCGgaagcagaaaacatttccatGGTGGAAGGACTAAAGCTGTATGAGAAGATagagcatttaaaacaaaagctaaaactaATTGAGAATCCTCTTCTGAG GTATGTGTTTGGTTATCAAAAGTACAGTGGTCTCCAAGCTAAAGGACTGAGAGCAACAGGTACCAAGATCACTCATGTTGTATCCTCAACCGTGATGGCAAGCCTGTTGCAGTCACTGATAAGGGACAAACTTTGTCCTGAATCTTACGGTGAAGAACTAGAAATACAG TTTCACAGTGATCCACTGGCAGCTGTAAATGCCTGTTATGAAGGAGACACTGTCATCATCTGTCCTGGTCATTATGTTGTAGATGGTGTGTTCTGCATTGCTGATTCAATTGAACTAGAAG GCTATGGTCTGCCAGATGATATCGTGATAGAAAAGCGAGGGAAAGGAGACAACTTTGTTGACTGTACAGGAGCCAATATAAAGATCTCCAGTTTGAAGCTAGTGCAACATGATGCTGTGGAGGGGATTTTAA ATGTTCACCATGGGAAAACCATCCTCGAGAACTGTGTATTACAGTGTGAGACTACAGGCATAACAGTACGAACATCAGCTGAGCTCTTAATGAAAAATTCAGATCTGTATGGTGCTAAG GGTGCCGGTGTGGAAATATATCCAGGCAGTACGTGTGCCCTGTTAGACAACGGCATACACCACTGCAAGGAGGGAATCCTTATAAAG AACTTCTTAGATGAGAATTATGACATCCCCAAGATAACCATGGTCAATAACATGATTCATAATAATGAAGGATATGGAGTGGTCCTGGTTAAACCAGCAATCCCATCTGATGTAAGGGATGtttcagcagagaaaagagaag AGCTGAGACGTGCTGTGTTTTACTCAGCCTGCCACTGCAGAAATTGTTCCCTGCCGTATATAAAATGTGACAATTGTATTTCCCATATTATGTCTTACTCGAGAAGACCTGTCATGCTCTCAAGTGCAATGTGCAAGCCACAGTAG
- the SHCBP1 gene encoding SHC SH2 domain-binding protein 1 isoform X1, translating into MAEGEPRPPAELPGSAAGAGEEARGEDRGRTVAAGGAGLQEHAEELKPDLSQEDDDTCSDYGSRDKPGTTLGRTVPDGNVLFPDIFQTDHLLFYERFKAYQDYILADCKASEVKEFTAEYLEKVLEPSGWQAIWRTNVFEVLVEVVDVEYSTLKAIVQLSEPFLCESQVSTFTLECMRELLELKEHQIPLQELWVVYDESGEFDQTALAIEHVRFFYKYIWRTWDEEEEDDFDYFVRCVEPRLRLHYDILEHRVPSGLVADYQNLLSQCEELYRKFLNLRSSMSSNDSDSEAENISMVEGLKLYEKIEHLKQKLKLIENPLLRYVFGYQKYSGLQAKGLRATGTKITHVVSSTVMASLLQSLIRDKLCPESYGEELEIQFHSDPLAAVNACYEGDTVIICPGHYVVDGVFCIADSIELEGYGLPDDIVIEKRGKGDNFVDCTGANIKISSLKLVQHDAVEGILNVHHGKTILENCVLQCETTGITVRTSAELLMKNSDLYGAKGAGVEIYPGSTCALLDNGIHHCKEGILIKNFLDENYDIPKITMVNNMIHNNEGYGVVLVKPAIPSDVRDVSAEKREGSTQPHPGSERACGEGFRHEELPECVTDELELYEQAEISEQTESNYEIANELGATSAKKSQMRKKRLSELGITEADDNLMSQEMFVSIVGNQFKWNGKGSFGTFLF; encoded by the exons atctGTCCCAGGAAGATGATGATACCTGTAGTGATTATGGGAGTCGTGACAAACCAGGGACCACTTTAGGAAGGACTGTGCCAGATGGGAATGTgctttttccagatatttttcaaACTGATCATCTTTTGTTTTATGAGCGATTTAAAGCCTACCAGGATTATATTTTGG CTGACTGCAAAGCTTCTGAGGTGAAAGAATTCACAGCTGAGTACCTGGAGAAGGTCCTTGAACCATCAGGATGGCAGGCAATCTGGCGCACTAATGTGTTTGAGGTCCTGGTTGAG GTGGTTGATGTGGAGTACTCAACTCTGAAAGCAATTGTGCAACTCAGTGAGCCTTTCCTGTGCGAGTCGCAGGTTAGCACCTTTACTTTGGAGTGCATGCGGGAACTCTTGGAGCTGAAGGAGCATCAGATACCACTGCAGGAGCTGTGGGTTGTGTATGATGAGTCGGGAGAGTTTGATCAGACAGCGCTAGCCATAGAGCATGTCAG GTTCTTCTACAAGTACATCTGGAGGACttgggatgaggaggaggaggatgatttTGATTACTTTGTGCGATGTGTTGAGCCTCGACTGAGACT GCATTATGACATCCTTGAACATCGTGTTCCTTCTGGGCTTGTAGCTGATTACCAGAACTTGTTATCTCAATGTGAGGAGCTCTACAGGAAGTTCTTAAATTTGAGGAGCAGCATGTCAAGCAATGATTCGGACTCGgaagcagaaaacatttccatGGTGGAAGGACTAAAGCTGTATGAGAAGATagagcatttaaaacaaaagctaaaactaATTGAGAATCCTCTTCTGAG GTATGTGTTTGGTTATCAAAAGTACAGTGGTCTCCAAGCTAAAGGACTGAGAGCAACAGGTACCAAGATCACTCATGTTGTATCCTCAACCGTGATGGCAAGCCTGTTGCAGTCACTGATAAGGGACAAACTTTGTCCTGAATCTTACGGTGAAGAACTAGAAATACAG TTTCACAGTGATCCACTGGCAGCTGTAAATGCCTGTTATGAAGGAGACACTGTCATCATCTGTCCTGGTCATTATGTTGTAGATGGTGTGTTCTGCATTGCTGATTCAATTGAACTAGAAG GCTATGGTCTGCCAGATGATATCGTGATAGAAAAGCGAGGGAAAGGAGACAACTTTGTTGACTGTACAGGAGCCAATATAAAGATCTCCAGTTTGAAGCTAGTGCAACATGATGCTGTGGAGGGGATTTTAA ATGTTCACCATGGGAAAACCATCCTCGAGAACTGTGTATTACAGTGTGAGACTACAGGCATAACAGTACGAACATCAGCTGAGCTCTTAATGAAAAATTCAGATCTGTATGGTGCTAAG GGTGCCGGTGTGGAAATATATCCAGGCAGTACGTGTGCCCTGTTAGACAACGGCATACACCACTGCAAGGAGGGAATCCTTATAAAG AACTTCTTAGATGAGAATTATGACATCCCCAAGATAACCATGGTCAATAACATGATTCATAATAATGAAGGATATGGAGTGGTCCTGGTTAAACCAGCAATCCCATCTGATGTAAGGGATGtttcagcagagaaaagagaag GGAGTACACAGCCTCACCCAGGCAGTGAGAGAGCCTGTGGAGAGGGCTTCAGACATGAAGAACTACCTGAATGTGTAACTGATGAATTGGAGCTTTACGAGCAAGCTGAGATTTCTGAACAAACTGAAAGCAATTATGAAATTGCAAATGAACTTGGTGCTACTTCCGCAAAGAAGAGCCAGATGCGCAAGAAAAGGCTGAGTGAACTGGGAATCACAGAAGCTGATGACAACTTAATGTCACAGGAAATGTTTGTTTCTATTGTGGGCAATCAGTTCAAATGGAATGGGAAAGGGAGTTTTGGTACCTTCCTCTTCTGA
- the SHCBP1 gene encoding SHC SH2 domain-binding protein 1 isoform X3 produces the protein MAEGEPRPPAELPGSAAGAGEEARGEDRGRTVAAGGAGLQEHAEELKPDLSQEDDDTCSDYGSRDKPGTTLGRTVPDGNVLFPDIFQTDHLLFYERFKAYQDYILADCKASEVKEFTAEYLEKVLEPSGWQAIWRTNVFEVLVEVVDVEYSTLKAIVQLSEPFLCESQVSTFTLECMRELLELKEHQIPLQELWVVYDESGEFDQTALAIEHVRFFYKYIWRTWDEEEEDDFDYFVRCVEPRLRLHYDILEHRVPSGLVADYQNLLSQCEELYRKFLNLRSSMSSNDSDSEAENISMVEGLKLYEKIEHLKQKLKLIENPLLRYVFGYQKYSGLQAKGLRATGTKITHVVSSTVMASLLQSLIRDKLCPESYGEELEIQFHSDPLAAVNACYEGDTVIICPGHYVVDGVFCIADSIELEGYGLPDDIVIEKRGKGDNFVDCTGANIKISSLKLVQHDAVEGILNVHHGKTILENCVLQCETTGITVRTSAELLMKNSDLYGAKGAGVEIYPGSTCALLDNGIHHCKEGILIKNFLDENYDIPKITMVNNMIHNNEGYGVVLVKPAIPSDVRDVSAEKREGNVVLGCHVLYSKDFLETLAPEKFAPGASRPVTGHH, from the exons atctGTCCCAGGAAGATGATGATACCTGTAGTGATTATGGGAGTCGTGACAAACCAGGGACCACTTTAGGAAGGACTGTGCCAGATGGGAATGTgctttttccagatatttttcaaACTGATCATCTTTTGTTTTATGAGCGATTTAAAGCCTACCAGGATTATATTTTGG CTGACTGCAAAGCTTCTGAGGTGAAAGAATTCACAGCTGAGTACCTGGAGAAGGTCCTTGAACCATCAGGATGGCAGGCAATCTGGCGCACTAATGTGTTTGAGGTCCTGGTTGAG GTGGTTGATGTGGAGTACTCAACTCTGAAAGCAATTGTGCAACTCAGTGAGCCTTTCCTGTGCGAGTCGCAGGTTAGCACCTTTACTTTGGAGTGCATGCGGGAACTCTTGGAGCTGAAGGAGCATCAGATACCACTGCAGGAGCTGTGGGTTGTGTATGATGAGTCGGGAGAGTTTGATCAGACAGCGCTAGCCATAGAGCATGTCAG GTTCTTCTACAAGTACATCTGGAGGACttgggatgaggaggaggaggatgatttTGATTACTTTGTGCGATGTGTTGAGCCTCGACTGAGACT GCATTATGACATCCTTGAACATCGTGTTCCTTCTGGGCTTGTAGCTGATTACCAGAACTTGTTATCTCAATGTGAGGAGCTCTACAGGAAGTTCTTAAATTTGAGGAGCAGCATGTCAAGCAATGATTCGGACTCGgaagcagaaaacatttccatGGTGGAAGGACTAAAGCTGTATGAGAAGATagagcatttaaaacaaaagctaaaactaATTGAGAATCCTCTTCTGAG GTATGTGTTTGGTTATCAAAAGTACAGTGGTCTCCAAGCTAAAGGACTGAGAGCAACAGGTACCAAGATCACTCATGTTGTATCCTCAACCGTGATGGCAAGCCTGTTGCAGTCACTGATAAGGGACAAACTTTGTCCTGAATCTTACGGTGAAGAACTAGAAATACAG TTTCACAGTGATCCACTGGCAGCTGTAAATGCCTGTTATGAAGGAGACACTGTCATCATCTGTCCTGGTCATTATGTTGTAGATGGTGTGTTCTGCATTGCTGATTCAATTGAACTAGAAG GCTATGGTCTGCCAGATGATATCGTGATAGAAAAGCGAGGGAAAGGAGACAACTTTGTTGACTGTACAGGAGCCAATATAAAGATCTCCAGTTTGAAGCTAGTGCAACATGATGCTGTGGAGGGGATTTTAA ATGTTCACCATGGGAAAACCATCCTCGAGAACTGTGTATTACAGTGTGAGACTACAGGCATAACAGTACGAACATCAGCTGAGCTCTTAATGAAAAATTCAGATCTGTATGGTGCTAAG GGTGCCGGTGTGGAAATATATCCAGGCAGTACGTGTGCCCTGTTAGACAACGGCATACACCACTGCAAGGAGGGAATCCTTATAAAG AACTTCTTAGATGAGAATTATGACATCCCCAAGATAACCATGGTCAATAACATGATTCATAATAATGAAGGATATGGAGTGGTCCTGGTTAAACCAGCAATCCCATCTGATGTAAGGGATGtttcagcagagaaaagagaag GAAATGTAGTGCTTGGCTGCCATGTTTTATATTCAAAGGATTTTCTAGAAACTCTAGCGCCTGAAAAG tttgcacccggtgcctctcgtcctgtcacagggcatcactga
- the SHCBP1 gene encoding SHC SH2 domain-binding protein 1 isoform X4: MAEGEPRPPAELPGSAAGAGEEARGEDRGRTVAAGGAGLQEHAEELKPDLSQEDDDTCSDYGSRDKPGTTLGRTVPDGNVLFPDIFQTDHLLFYERFKAYQDYILADCKASEVKEFTAEYLEKVLEPSGWQAIWRTNVFEVLVEVVDVEYSTLKAIVQLSEPFLCESQVSTFTLECMRELLELKEHQIPLQELWVVYDESGEFDQTALAIEHVRFFYKYIWRTWDEEEEDDFDYFVRCVEPRLRLHYDILEHRVPSGLVADYQNLLSQCEELYRKFLNLRSSMSSNDSDSEAENISMVEGLKLYEKIEHLKQKLKLIENPLLRYVFGYQKYSGLQAKGLRATGTKITHVVSSTVMASLLQSLIRDKLCPESYGEELEIQFHSDPLAAVNACYEGDTVIICPGHYVVDGVFCIADSIELEGYGLPDDIVIEKRGKGDNFVDCTGANIKISSLKLVQHDAVEGILNVHHGKTILENCVLQCETTGITVRTSAELLMKNSDLYGAKGAGVEIYPGSTCALLDNGIHHCKEGILIKNFLDENYDIPKITMVNNMIHNNEGYGVVLVKPAIPSDVRDVSAEKREEPAWLMASLGYTETQQSDQQEIRYGFLYRSSGS, translated from the exons atctGTCCCAGGAAGATGATGATACCTGTAGTGATTATGGGAGTCGTGACAAACCAGGGACCACTTTAGGAAGGACTGTGCCAGATGGGAATGTgctttttccagatatttttcaaACTGATCATCTTTTGTTTTATGAGCGATTTAAAGCCTACCAGGATTATATTTTGG CTGACTGCAAAGCTTCTGAGGTGAAAGAATTCACAGCTGAGTACCTGGAGAAGGTCCTTGAACCATCAGGATGGCAGGCAATCTGGCGCACTAATGTGTTTGAGGTCCTGGTTGAG GTGGTTGATGTGGAGTACTCAACTCTGAAAGCAATTGTGCAACTCAGTGAGCCTTTCCTGTGCGAGTCGCAGGTTAGCACCTTTACTTTGGAGTGCATGCGGGAACTCTTGGAGCTGAAGGAGCATCAGATACCACTGCAGGAGCTGTGGGTTGTGTATGATGAGTCGGGAGAGTTTGATCAGACAGCGCTAGCCATAGAGCATGTCAG GTTCTTCTACAAGTACATCTGGAGGACttgggatgaggaggaggaggatgatttTGATTACTTTGTGCGATGTGTTGAGCCTCGACTGAGACT GCATTATGACATCCTTGAACATCGTGTTCCTTCTGGGCTTGTAGCTGATTACCAGAACTTGTTATCTCAATGTGAGGAGCTCTACAGGAAGTTCTTAAATTTGAGGAGCAGCATGTCAAGCAATGATTCGGACTCGgaagcagaaaacatttccatGGTGGAAGGACTAAAGCTGTATGAGAAGATagagcatttaaaacaaaagctaaaactaATTGAGAATCCTCTTCTGAG GTATGTGTTTGGTTATCAAAAGTACAGTGGTCTCCAAGCTAAAGGACTGAGAGCAACAGGTACCAAGATCACTCATGTTGTATCCTCAACCGTGATGGCAAGCCTGTTGCAGTCACTGATAAGGGACAAACTTTGTCCTGAATCTTACGGTGAAGAACTAGAAATACAG TTTCACAGTGATCCACTGGCAGCTGTAAATGCCTGTTATGAAGGAGACACTGTCATCATCTGTCCTGGTCATTATGTTGTAGATGGTGTGTTCTGCATTGCTGATTCAATTGAACTAGAAG GCTATGGTCTGCCAGATGATATCGTGATAGAAAAGCGAGGGAAAGGAGACAACTTTGTTGACTGTACAGGAGCCAATATAAAGATCTCCAGTTTGAAGCTAGTGCAACATGATGCTGTGGAGGGGATTTTAA ATGTTCACCATGGGAAAACCATCCTCGAGAACTGTGTATTACAGTGTGAGACTACAGGCATAACAGTACGAACATCAGCTGAGCTCTTAATGAAAAATTCAGATCTGTATGGTGCTAAG GGTGCCGGTGTGGAAATATATCCAGGCAGTACGTGTGCCCTGTTAGACAACGGCATACACCACTGCAAGGAGGGAATCCTTATAAAG AACTTCTTAGATGAGAATTATGACATCCCCAAGATAACCATGGTCAATAACATGATTCATAATAATGAAGGATATGGAGTGGTCCTGGTTAAACCAGCAATCCCATCTGATGTAAGGGATGtttcagcagagaaaagagaag AGCCTGCATGGTTGATGGCCTCATTGGGTTATACAGAAACACAACAGAGCGATCAGCAAGAAATCAGATATGGCTTCTTATACAGGTCTTCTGGTTCATAG
- the SHCBP1 gene encoding SHC SH2 domain-binding protein 1 isoform X5 — translation MAEGEPRPPAELPGSAAGAGEEARGEDRGRTVAAGGAGLQEHAEELKPDLSQEDDDTCSDYGSRDKPGTTLGRTVPDGNVLFPDIFQTDHLLFYERFKAYQDYILADCKASEVKEFTAEYLEKVLEPSGWQAIWRTNVFEVLVEVVDVEYSTLKAIVQLSEPFLCESQVSTFTLECMRELLELKEHQIPLQELWVVYDESGEFDQTALAIEHVRFFYKYIWRTWDEEEEDDFDYFVRCVEPRLRLHYDILEHRVPSGLVADYQNLLSQCEELYRKFLNLRSSMSSNDSDSEAENISMVEGLKLYEKIEHLKQKLKLIENPLLRYVFGYQKYSGLQAKGLRATGTKITHVVSSTVMASLLQSLIRDKLCPESYGEELEIQFHSDPLAAVNACYEGDTVIICPGHYVVDGVFCIADSIELEGYGLPDDIVIEKRGKGDNFVDCTGANIKISSLKLVQHDAVEGILNVHHGKTILENCVLQCETTGITVRTSAELLMKNSDLYGAKGAGVEIYPGSTCALLDNGIHHCKEGILIKNFLDENYDIPKITMVNNMIHNNEGYGVVLVKPAIPSDVRDVSAEKREGNVVLGCHVLYSKDFLETLAPEKDT, via the exons atctGTCCCAGGAAGATGATGATACCTGTAGTGATTATGGGAGTCGTGACAAACCAGGGACCACTTTAGGAAGGACTGTGCCAGATGGGAATGTgctttttccagatatttttcaaACTGATCATCTTTTGTTTTATGAGCGATTTAAAGCCTACCAGGATTATATTTTGG CTGACTGCAAAGCTTCTGAGGTGAAAGAATTCACAGCTGAGTACCTGGAGAAGGTCCTTGAACCATCAGGATGGCAGGCAATCTGGCGCACTAATGTGTTTGAGGTCCTGGTTGAG GTGGTTGATGTGGAGTACTCAACTCTGAAAGCAATTGTGCAACTCAGTGAGCCTTTCCTGTGCGAGTCGCAGGTTAGCACCTTTACTTTGGAGTGCATGCGGGAACTCTTGGAGCTGAAGGAGCATCAGATACCACTGCAGGAGCTGTGGGTTGTGTATGATGAGTCGGGAGAGTTTGATCAGACAGCGCTAGCCATAGAGCATGTCAG GTTCTTCTACAAGTACATCTGGAGGACttgggatgaggaggaggaggatgatttTGATTACTTTGTGCGATGTGTTGAGCCTCGACTGAGACT GCATTATGACATCCTTGAACATCGTGTTCCTTCTGGGCTTGTAGCTGATTACCAGAACTTGTTATCTCAATGTGAGGAGCTCTACAGGAAGTTCTTAAATTTGAGGAGCAGCATGTCAAGCAATGATTCGGACTCGgaagcagaaaacatttccatGGTGGAAGGACTAAAGCTGTATGAGAAGATagagcatttaaaacaaaagctaaaactaATTGAGAATCCTCTTCTGAG GTATGTGTTTGGTTATCAAAAGTACAGTGGTCTCCAAGCTAAAGGACTGAGAGCAACAGGTACCAAGATCACTCATGTTGTATCCTCAACCGTGATGGCAAGCCTGTTGCAGTCACTGATAAGGGACAAACTTTGTCCTGAATCTTACGGTGAAGAACTAGAAATACAG TTTCACAGTGATCCACTGGCAGCTGTAAATGCCTGTTATGAAGGAGACACTGTCATCATCTGTCCTGGTCATTATGTTGTAGATGGTGTGTTCTGCATTGCTGATTCAATTGAACTAGAAG GCTATGGTCTGCCAGATGATATCGTGATAGAAAAGCGAGGGAAAGGAGACAACTTTGTTGACTGTACAGGAGCCAATATAAAGATCTCCAGTTTGAAGCTAGTGCAACATGATGCTGTGGAGGGGATTTTAA ATGTTCACCATGGGAAAACCATCCTCGAGAACTGTGTATTACAGTGTGAGACTACAGGCATAACAGTACGAACATCAGCTGAGCTCTTAATGAAAAATTCAGATCTGTATGGTGCTAAG GGTGCCGGTGTGGAAATATATCCAGGCAGTACGTGTGCCCTGTTAGACAACGGCATACACCACTGCAAGGAGGGAATCCTTATAAAG AACTTCTTAGATGAGAATTATGACATCCCCAAGATAACCATGGTCAATAACATGATTCATAATAATGAAGGATATGGAGTGGTCCTGGTTAAACCAGCAATCCCATCTGATGTAAGGGATGtttcagcagagaaaagagaag GAAATGTAGTGCTTGGCTGCCATGTTTTATATTCAAAGGATTTTCTAGAAACTCTAGCGCCTGAAAAG GACACTTGA